A DNA window from Amycolatopsis sp. DSM 110486 contains the following coding sequences:
- a CDS encoding nuclear transport factor 2 family protein, translating to MSRAAVEAYFSAINAERFADLAGVFTEEVEIHTVGAAPVVGRDAAIAHFAKLLAGYAEHEDRVTRWIEAAEAVVTEIGFTGRLRDGRPIGFSALDVFDLREGRIAKVATWYDTRDVRRQVLAS from the coding sequence GTGAGCCGGGCGGCGGTGGAGGCGTATTTCTCCGCGATCAACGCCGAGCGGTTCGCCGACCTGGCCGGGGTTTTCACCGAGGAGGTGGAGATCCACACCGTCGGCGCGGCCCCGGTCGTCGGCCGGGATGCGGCGATCGCGCACTTCGCGAAGCTCCTCGCGGGCTACGCCGAGCACGAAGACCGCGTGACGCGCTGGATCGAAGCCGCCGAGGCCGTGGTGACGGAGATCGGCTTCACGGGCCGTCTGCGCGACGGCCGTCCGATCGGGTTCAGCGCCCTCGACGTGTTCGACCTGCGCGAGGGCCGGATCGCGAAAGTCGCCACCTGGTACGACACCCGCGACGTGCGCCGCCAGGTGCTCGCGTCATAG
- a CDS encoding LLM class flavin-dependent oxidoreductase — MERLQLGVPGQIMPPADAAVKFARRSEAEGFDAVWWPDHLMGWHADTMWTEDLTPLAAVQPNPHAYFDPLIMMGVVGAQTERIKVGVVVTDLIRRNPAMAAASALTLDHVTKGRAIIGLGSGERLNITPYGMSFDKPVAKLGEGIDVMRLLWEADGPVDYAGKFHTLENAVLGLQPYQGKAPEIWTAAHGPRMLELTGAKADGWLPTKMSPAEYAKSLTTIRQSAQDARRDPEAITPGMLGYLLMGPDEETVRRLTEAPLVRALCVLLPAQVFRDLGVEPPLDGGPGGSGFHDFIPTAVSRAESLRIIDAIPPKVVRHYAFCGTPAQVAEQLAEYREAGLRHLVMWNITAFGDPSLARWSFQAMTELKKLVGS, encoded by the coding sequence GTGGAGCGTCTGCAGCTCGGTGTGCCCGGTCAGATCATGCCGCCCGCGGACGCCGCGGTGAAGTTCGCGCGCCGCAGCGAAGCCGAGGGCTTCGACGCCGTGTGGTGGCCTGACCACCTCATGGGCTGGCACGCCGACACCATGTGGACCGAGGACCTGACGCCGCTCGCCGCGGTGCAGCCCAACCCGCACGCCTACTTCGACCCGCTGATCATGATGGGTGTCGTCGGCGCGCAGACCGAGCGGATCAAGGTCGGCGTCGTCGTCACCGACCTGATCCGGCGCAACCCGGCGATGGCCGCGGCGAGCGCGCTGACACTGGACCACGTCACGAAGGGCCGCGCGATCATCGGGCTCGGCTCGGGGGAACGGCTCAACATCACGCCGTACGGGATGTCGTTCGACAAGCCCGTCGCGAAGCTGGGCGAAGGCATCGACGTGATGCGGCTGCTGTGGGAGGCCGACGGACCCGTCGACTACGCCGGGAAGTTCCACACGCTGGAGAACGCCGTCCTGGGATTGCAACCCTACCAAGGGAAAGCGCCCGAGATCTGGACGGCCGCGCACGGCCCGCGGATGCTGGAGCTCACCGGGGCCAAGGCCGACGGGTGGCTGCCCACCAAGATGTCGCCGGCCGAGTACGCCAAGTCGCTCACCACGATCCGGCAGTCGGCGCAGGACGCGCGCCGCGATCCCGAGGCGATCACCCCCGGCATGCTCGGGTACCTGCTCATGGGTCCCGACGAGGAGACGGTCCGGCGGCTCACCGAGGCACCGCTCGTGCGCGCGCTGTGTGTTTTGCTGCCCGCACAGGTCTTCCGCGACCTCGGCGTCGAACCGCCGCTGGACGGCGGGCCGGGCGGATCCGGCTTCCACGACTTCATCCCCACGGCCGTGTCGCGTGCCGAGTCGCTGAGGATCATCGACGCGATCCCGCCGAAAGTCGTGCGGCACTACGCGTTCTGCGGCACCCCGGCCCAGGTGGCCGAGCAGCTGGCGGAGTACCGCGAGGCCGGGCTGCGCCACCTCGTCATGTGGAACATCACCGCGTTCGGCGACCCGTCGCTGGCGAGGTGGTCGTTCCAGGCGATGACGGAGCTGAAGAAGCTGGTCGGGTCGTGA
- a CDS encoding NAD(P)/FAD-dependent oxidoreductase, whose translation MSSYDVVVIGAGAAGLCAGALLAREGKRVVVLDRSPYLGGRAMAVPDEGFTVNLGGHLIEDGGSGLTKVFEHVGKELIHGEVSKEMPIWENGSGWGSIRDRYTDRAELKKVIKALADTPYSELDDWDDRSLREWIHQHTSDQGVVDLFEFISVLECMTDNWYDHSASDNLYVRKMHYEERNTAAYSCWPGQGWDGLWRDLADAITGHGGELRLGTTVERVIVENGAVQGVAVAREPRVLPNEFFEEEILEAPAVISTLPVWHVLNVVPRSVLPEWYASQIEFLAQDKFRIAWLGLYLATEEPVTQFDPRELSTWTATPSTDCSGFMFDQSAMDPSCSPEGTHLHVLGAIIPGAKGRDREWCRATMQAFERDVETMWPGLANPVWRRRHLVFEPSFGVIQMPGLVGKYRPHWRAPNVEGLWFASETFRSRGVGTDRAARAALTCVEDYLGARIPTFGDGWRY comes from the coding sequence GTGTCGAGTTACGACGTGGTGGTGATCGGGGCGGGCGCGGCCGGCCTGTGCGCGGGAGCGCTGCTCGCGCGCGAAGGCAAGCGGGTCGTCGTGCTCGACCGCAGCCCGTACCTGGGCGGGCGCGCCATGGCCGTGCCGGACGAGGGCTTCACCGTCAACCTCGGCGGGCACCTGATCGAAGACGGCGGATCAGGCCTCACCAAGGTGTTCGAGCACGTCGGCAAGGAGCTGATCCACGGCGAGGTCAGCAAGGAGATGCCGATCTGGGAAAACGGGTCGGGCTGGGGCTCGATCCGCGACCGCTACACCGACCGCGCGGAACTGAAGAAGGTCATCAAGGCACTCGCCGACACCCCGTACTCCGAGCTCGACGACTGGGACGATCGGTCGCTGCGTGAATGGATCCACCAGCACACGTCCGACCAGGGCGTGGTGGACCTGTTCGAGTTCATCTCCGTGCTGGAGTGCATGACCGACAACTGGTACGACCACTCCGCCAGCGACAACCTCTACGTGCGCAAGATGCACTACGAGGAGCGCAACACCGCCGCCTACTCGTGCTGGCCCGGCCAGGGCTGGGACGGGCTGTGGCGCGACCTCGCCGACGCGATCACCGGGCACGGCGGCGAGCTGCGCCTGGGGACCACGGTCGAGCGCGTGATCGTCGAAAACGGTGCGGTGCAAGGCGTCGCGGTCGCCCGCGAACCCCGGGTACTGCCCAACGAGTTCTTCGAGGAGGAGATCCTCGAGGCCCCCGCGGTGATCTCCACGCTGCCGGTGTGGCACGTGCTGAACGTGGTGCCGCGCAGCGTGCTCCCGGAGTGGTACGCCTCGCAGATCGAGTTCCTGGCGCAGGACAAGTTCCGCATCGCCTGGCTCGGGCTCTACCTCGCCACCGAGGAGCCGGTCACGCAGTTCGACCCGCGTGAGCTCTCGACGTGGACCGCGACGCCGTCGACGGACTGCTCCGGGTTCATGTTCGACCAGTCGGCGATGGACCCGTCGTGCTCGCCCGAAGGCACGCACCTGCACGTGCTGGGCGCGATCATCCCGGGCGCGAAGGGCCGCGACCGCGAGTGGTGCCGCGCCACGATGCAGGCCTTCGAACGCGACGTCGAGACGATGTGGCCCGGCCTGGCGAACCCGGTCTGGCGGCGCCGGCACCTGGTGTTCGAGCCGAGCTTCGGCGTGATCCAGATGCCCGGGCTGGTCGGGAAGTACCGGCCGCACTGGCGCGCGCCCAACGTCGAGGGGCTCTGGTTCGCCAGCGAGACCTTCCGCAGCCGTGGCGTCGGCACCGACCGCGCGGCCCGCGCCGCCCTCACGTGCGTCGAGGACTACCTCGGTGCGCGGATCCCGACGTTCGGCGATGGATGGAGGTACTGA
- a CDS encoding class I adenylate-forming enzyme family protein: MTSRSAGSVRPVAATTLGDLVRRRGLAHPDREALVFPAERATYGALADRVRELTLALVGLGVQPGDRVGILLPASVDLLAMLVAATEAGAIAVPVNARFKSVELEGIVTHSGMRVLVTAPPRAGEPDFAELLHRTFPGLAEGAAAELEHVVHLGGPGGGGLMSSAEFFASACPAAEADRAAASVRVRDTALLVYTSGTTAAPKGAMLSHEALTRLADGIARERMPLTADDRVWTAIPLFHGGGITFALTCLTAGATFVHPRFFDPATTLEILVRERVTVALAAFETIWLPVLDRPDFASYDLSRIRVVMVVGVPERLRTMAARLPDAVHVSCVAMTESAAFLTLNRLDDPPDKRVETGGHPMPGMQCRVVDPSGDDVSPGVPGELLFRGPNTFDGYFRDPDLTARVFDSAGWFHTGDVVVADSDGRLTFVSRLKDMLKVGGENVAAAEVEGHLLTHPAVAIVAVVAAPDARYVEVPAAFVQLKPGCSVTERELIDHCVGRIASYRVPRYVRWVTEWPMSGTKIKKVELRKRIADELVAAGITEAPRVRQ; encoded by the coding sequence ATGACGAGCAGATCCGCCGGTTCCGTCCGGCCCGTGGCCGCCACCACGCTCGGCGATCTGGTGCGCCGTCGAGGGCTGGCGCATCCCGATCGCGAAGCCCTCGTCTTCCCTGCCGAACGGGCCACTTACGGCGCGCTCGCCGACCGCGTCCGGGAGCTCACTCTCGCGCTGGTGGGGCTGGGAGTTCAGCCGGGCGACCGGGTCGGGATCCTGCTGCCCGCGTCGGTCGATCTCCTCGCGATGCTGGTGGCCGCCACCGAGGCCGGCGCGATCGCGGTGCCGGTCAACGCGCGGTTCAAGTCGGTGGAGCTCGAAGGCATCGTCACGCACTCGGGGATGCGGGTGCTCGTGACCGCTCCCCCGCGGGCCGGCGAGCCGGACTTCGCCGAGCTGCTGCACCGGACGTTTCCGGGGCTCGCCGAGGGCGCTGCTGCCGAGCTGGAGCACGTCGTGCACCTGGGCGGTCCTGGTGGCGGCGGGCTGATGTCCTCCGCGGAGTTCTTCGCGAGTGCGTGTCCTGCCGCCGAGGCCGACCGGGCGGCGGCGAGCGTGCGGGTCCGCGACACCGCGTTGCTGGTCTACACGTCGGGGACCACGGCCGCGCCCAAAGGCGCGATGCTCAGCCACGAAGCCCTCACCCGGCTGGCCGACGGGATCGCCCGCGAGCGGATGCCGCTGACCGCGGACGACCGGGTGTGGACGGCGATCCCGCTGTTCCACGGTGGCGGGATCACCTTCGCCCTCACCTGCCTCACGGCGGGCGCCACCTTTGTGCACCCGCGGTTCTTCGACCCCGCCACGACGTTGGAAATCCTGGTCCGCGAGCGCGTGACGGTCGCGCTCGCGGCCTTCGAGACGATCTGGCTGCCCGTGCTCGACCGGCCGGACTTCGCCTCGTACGACCTGTCGCGGATCCGGGTCGTGATGGTGGTCGGCGTACCCGAACGGCTCCGCACCATGGCGGCGCGGCTCCCCGACGCGGTGCACGTGTCGTGCGTGGCGATGACGGAGTCCGCCGCGTTCCTCACGCTCAACCGGCTCGACGACCCACCGGACAAACGCGTGGAAACCGGCGGGCATCCGATGCCCGGGATGCAATGCCGGGTCGTTGATCCGTCAGGTGACGACGTGTCCCCCGGTGTGCCCGGTGAGCTGCTTTTCCGTGGCCCCAACACGTTCGACGGTTACTTCCGCGACCCGGACCTCACCGCGCGCGTGTTCGACTCCGCCGGCTGGTTCCACACCGGCGACGTGGTCGTCGCGGACTCCGACGGTCGGCTGACGTTCGTGTCCCGGCTCAAGGACATGCTCAAGGTGGGCGGCGAGAACGTCGCGGCGGCCGAGGTCGAGGGGCACCTGCTCACGCACCCGGCCGTCGCGATCGTGGCCGTGGTGGCAGCCCCGGACGCGCGGTATGTCGAGGTGCCGGCGGCGTTCGTCCAGCTCAAGCCGGGGTGTTCGGTGACCGAGCGGGAGCTGATCGACCACTGCGTCGGGCGGATCGCGTCATACCGGGTGCCGCGCTACGTCCGCTGGGTGACCGAGTGGCCGATGTCGGGGACGAAGATCAAGAAAGTGGAGCTGCGCAAGAGGATCGCCGACGAGCTGGTGGCCGCCGGCATCACGGAAGCGCCGCGGGTGCGCCAATAG
- a CDS encoding class I adenylate-forming enzyme family protein, with protein sequence MSTIPDLLDRCATEREVVFPDGRLSYGEIAAEARRLAGSLWARGIRPGDHVGVLVPGGIASVTTWLGIAYLGAVTVPVNPRLKAAELAYVVEHADLRLLFADTTLGPVLASALPGLAPSSGLSLRVAPVLRAIVAVDDGPAPAGWLSRAAFSASSADAATVTAARAGVRAGDPALILYTSGTTARPHGCVHDNASLVAEGEAVAERLGLTSEDRFWTALPMFHCGGYDVVLAALAAGCAMVHTGPFEPGLALRQLSEERCTVAFPAFETIWLRVLDHPEFPGTDLSALRLVLNVGAPERLRAMQARIAPAVQMSSLGSTESLGFCCVGSPDDPADVRATTSGKVLRHMEVRVVDPATRAPVPAGTRGELQFRGTSRFSHYHRDPELTAERLDPAGWFSTGDLVVADPAGRLSYVSRLKDMLKVGGENVSAAEVEGCLADHPACGVVQVVAAPDARLGEVAAAFIQLRPGATTTERTLIDHCLGRIATFKVPRYIRFVTDWPMSGTKVQKFRLREVITEELRAAGITEAPRLSSRQTETG encoded by the coding sequence ATGTCCACCATCCCGGATCTGCTCGACCGGTGCGCCACCGAGCGCGAAGTCGTGTTCCCCGACGGACGGCTGAGTTATGGCGAGATCGCCGCCGAAGCCCGGCGACTGGCCGGATCGTTGTGGGCGCGGGGAATCCGCCCCGGCGATCACGTCGGCGTGCTGGTGCCCGGCGGGATCGCGAGCGTGACGACCTGGTTGGGGATCGCCTACCTCGGCGCGGTCACCGTCCCGGTGAACCCCCGGCTCAAGGCCGCGGAACTCGCCTACGTCGTCGAGCACGCCGACCTGCGGCTGCTGTTCGCCGACACCACGCTCGGGCCGGTGCTCGCCTCGGCGCTTCCCGGGCTCGCTCCTTCTTCCGGTCTTTCCCTGCGGGTGGCGCCGGTGTTGCGTGCGATCGTCGCCGTGGACGACGGCCCCGCGCCCGCCGGCTGGCTCTCGCGCGCCGCGTTCTCGGCGAGTTCTGCCGACGCGGCGACGGTGACCGCGGCCCGGGCCGGTGTGCGCGCCGGCGATCCCGCGTTGATCCTCTACACCTCCGGCACGACCGCCCGGCCGCACGGGTGCGTGCACGACAACGCTTCCCTGGTCGCTGAAGGCGAAGCCGTCGCCGAACGGCTCGGCCTCACTTCAGAGGACCGCTTCTGGACCGCCCTGCCGATGTTCCACTGTGGCGGCTACGACGTCGTCCTCGCGGCGCTGGCGGCCGGCTGCGCGATGGTCCACACCGGACCGTTCGAGCCGGGTCTGGCGTTGCGTCAGCTCTCCGAAGAACGGTGCACGGTCGCGTTTCCCGCGTTCGAGACGATCTGGCTGCGCGTGCTCGACCACCCTGAGTTTCCTGGTACCGACTTGTCCGCGCTGCGCCTCGTGCTCAACGTCGGCGCCCCCGAACGGCTGCGCGCCATGCAGGCCCGGATCGCCCCGGCCGTCCAGATGTCGTCCCTCGGCTCGACGGAGTCCCTCGGCTTCTGCTGCGTCGGCTCCCCCGACGACCCGGCCGACGTCCGCGCCACCACGAGCGGCAAAGTGTTGCGGCACATGGAAGTCCGCGTCGTCGACCCTGCGACTCGCGCACCGGTCCCCGCGGGCACCCGCGGCGAACTCCAGTTCCGCGGCACCTCCCGCTTCTCCCACTACCACCGCGACCCCGAGCTGACCGCCGAACGCCTCGACCCCGCCGGCTGGTTCTCCACGGGCGACCTCGTCGTCGCCGACCCCGCCGGCCGCCTCTCCTACGTCTCGAGGCTCAAAGACATGCTCAAGGTCGGCGGCGAAAACGTCTCCGCCGCCGAGGTCGAAGGCTGCCTCGCCGACCACCCCGCCTGCGGCGTCGTCCAGGTCGTCGCCGCCCCGGACGCCCGCCTCGGCGAAGTGGCCGCCGCCTTCATCCAGCTCCGCCCCGGCGCCACCACCACCGAACGCACCCTGATCGACCACTGCCTCGGCCGCATCGCGACGTTCAAGGTCCCGCGCTACATCCGCTTCGTCACGGACTGGCCGATGTCGGGCACGAAGGTGCAGAAGTTCCGCTTGCGGGAGGTTATTACCGAGGAACTCCGTGCCGCGGGCATCACGGAAGCGCCTCGGCTTTCGTCCCGTCAGACCGAGACCGGGTAG
- a CDS encoding Lrp/AsnC family transcriptional regulator codes for MVSNAVLEDDDIRLIAALQCDGRVTIERAAAVLGLNQRAVRRRLRVLLDGVVRVVATRPRAAFPGVTLLRIRVLRGKIDAVTAALAARDDVLYLDLSHAGDEISAAVVSDPSRRNALVFRQLPATTAVTEIHAETVMHVFSDASDWRLDVLTETERADLTVMSAQATTGDLDSVDSSILTTLARDARLPAAAVAAEVRHPESTVRRRLATLRTDGRLLTQTFVDPHHLGLRIDANITMHVPPAKLDHAGRTLAHHPAVHGALATTGSSNLHAAVWLRDLDHLYRFVTEDLAQLGVERVETFLVGQAVKRPGK; via the coding sequence GTGGTGAGCAATGCCGTCCTCGAAGACGACGACATTCGGCTGATCGCGGCCCTGCAGTGCGACGGTCGCGTGACGATCGAGCGCGCGGCGGCTGTGCTCGGCCTGAACCAGCGCGCGGTCCGCCGGCGGCTGCGGGTGTTGCTGGACGGCGTCGTGCGCGTGGTCGCGACCCGGCCGCGCGCCGCGTTCCCGGGCGTGACCCTGCTGCGGATCCGGGTGCTGCGCGGCAAGATCGACGCCGTCACGGCCGCCCTCGCGGCGCGCGACGACGTCCTCTACCTCGACCTCTCGCACGCCGGCGACGAGATCTCGGCCGCCGTCGTCTCCGACCCGAGCCGCCGCAACGCCCTCGTCTTCCGCCAGCTCCCCGCGACGACCGCCGTCACCGAGATCCACGCCGAAACCGTGATGCACGTCTTCTCCGACGCGAGCGACTGGCGCCTCGACGTGCTCACCGAGACCGAACGAGCCGACCTGACGGTGATGTCCGCCCAGGCCACCACCGGCGACCTCGACTCCGTCGACTCCTCGATCCTCACCACCCTGGCGCGCGACGCCCGCCTGCCCGCGGCCGCCGTCGCCGCCGAGGTGCGCCACCCCGAGTCCACCGTGCGCCGCCGCCTCGCCACCCTCCGCACCGACGGCCGCCTCCTCACCCAGACCTTCGTCGACCCGCACCACCTCGGCCTCCGCATCGACGCGAACATCACGATGCACGTCCCACCCGCGAAGCTCGACCACGCCGGCCGCACCCTCGCCCACCACCCGGCGGTCCACGGCGCCCTCGCCACGACCGGCAGCTCCAACCTCCACGCCGCCGTCTGGCTGCGCGATCTGGATCACCTGTACCGGTTCGTCACGGAGGATCTGGCGCAGCTCGGGGTGGAGCGGGTCGAGACGTTTTTGGTGGGGCAGGCGGTGAAGCGGCCGGGTAAATGA
- a CDS encoding inositol monophosphatase, translating into MTTTLIDGMIAAAREAGRLLAARPRPAAPTTFTEFRETFDALERSAEGALRASLTALRPGVEWAGEIDTTVPPGEQRWVVDLADGAVQYLRGLPYWCVSITLVEDATPVAAVIHSEVRGETYHAATGLGAFLDGDRLTPPATAELPVTLVGTSQPPFITTQPNAAEQAGRSLSAVLPHVGAVRNLGPTSLQIADVAAGRMDGFWLYGRDAGNLLGASLIAREAGAVVTDADGTPWHPQATSFLAAPAQLHAALLDLLKNA; encoded by the coding sequence ATGACAACCACCCTGATCGACGGCATGATCGCCGCGGCCCGGGAAGCCGGCCGCCTCCTCGCCGCCCGGCCCAGGCCCGCGGCCCCCACCACTTTCACCGAGTTCCGCGAGACCTTCGACGCCCTCGAACGCTCAGCCGAAGGCGCACTCCGGGCGAGTCTCACCGCACTGCGACCCGGTGTGGAATGGGCCGGCGAGATCGACACCACCGTCCCGCCCGGCGAGCAACGCTGGGTCGTCGACCTCGCCGACGGCGCCGTCCAGTACCTGCGCGGGCTGCCGTACTGGTGCGTCAGCATCACCCTGGTCGAGGACGCCACCCCGGTCGCCGCCGTGATCCACAGCGAAGTCCGCGGCGAGACCTACCACGCGGCGACCGGCCTCGGCGCGTTCCTCGACGGCGACCGCCTCACCCCGCCGGCCACGGCCGAGCTCCCGGTCACGCTCGTCGGCACCAGCCAGCCGCCCTTCATCACCACCCAGCCGAACGCCGCCGAGCAGGCCGGCCGCTCGCTCTCGGCGGTCCTCCCCCACGTCGGCGCCGTCCGCAACCTGGGCCCGACCTCCCTGCAGATCGCCGACGTCGCCGCCGGGCGCATGGACGGCTTCTGGCTCTACGGCCGCGACGCCGGCAACCTCCTCGGCGCGAGCCTGATCGCCCGCGAGGCCGGCGCGGTCGTCACCGATGCCGACGGCACCCCCTGGCACCCGCAGGCCACCTCGTTCCTCGCCGCGCCGGCCCAGCTCCACGCCGCCCTGCTGGACCTGCTGAAGAACGCCTGA
- a CDS encoding VIT1/CCC1 transporter family protein: MSERSDPDRRRAATTGWAHRHRDVSGGWLRPTVFGAVDGLVTNAALIAGVGGSGVAPHTIVLTGLAGLVAGAFSMGAGEYVSVTNQNELVHAEVALEADMHARFPQQEHDELVSRFVSYGADDDTARRMAEAVARNPDQALRLHTREELGVDPQDLPSALLAGGASFVAFSIGALLPLLPYLLGASTLVVSLILTAVALLAGGMTVGKLTGRPLVHSGLRQLVLGALAVAVTYGIGQLIGAPVG, encoded by the coding sequence ATGAGTGAACGCTCCGACCCCGACCGTCGCCGGGCCGCGACCACCGGCTGGGCCCACCGCCACCGCGACGTCTCCGGCGGCTGGCTCCGCCCGACCGTGTTCGGTGCGGTGGACGGCCTGGTCACCAACGCGGCCCTCATCGCAGGCGTCGGCGGCAGCGGCGTCGCGCCGCACACGATCGTGCTCACCGGGTTGGCGGGACTGGTCGCGGGAGCGTTCTCGATGGGCGCGGGCGAGTACGTGTCGGTGACCAACCAGAACGAGCTCGTGCACGCCGAGGTCGCGCTCGAAGCCGACATGCACGCGCGCTTCCCGCAACAGGAGCACGACGAGCTGGTCAGCCGCTTCGTCTCCTACGGTGCCGACGACGACACCGCCCGCCGCATGGCCGAAGCCGTCGCGCGCAACCCGGACCAGGCGCTGCGGCTGCACACGCGCGAGGAGCTCGGCGTCGATCCGCAGGACCTGCCGTCCGCCCTGCTGGCGGGTGGTGCGTCGTTCGTCGCGTTCTCGATCGGTGCGCTGCTTCCGTTGCTGCCGTACTTGCTCGGCGCGAGCACGCTGGTCGTGTCGCTGATTCTGACGGCGGTCGCGCTGCTGGCCGGGGGGATGACGGTCGGCAAGCTGACCGGAAGGCCGCTGGTCCACTCCGGGCTGCGGCAGCTCGTCCTCGGGGCGCTGGCCGTCGCAGTCACCTACGGCATCGGCCAGCTGATCGGTGCGCCCGTCGGCTGA
- a CDS encoding OsmC family protein, giving the protein MPVSKAHANWNGDLPTGSGQFTAGGGSISGSVTFKSRFEDGPGSNPEQLIAAAHASCFSMALANTLASAGFPAESIETDASVTLRPVDGAPTIIKIELVTEGRVPGVNEEQFTEYAAQAKAGCPVSRALAGVPEITVQASLAG; this is encoded by the coding sequence ATGCCCGTCTCGAAGGCGCACGCGAACTGGAACGGCGACCTTCCCACCGGGTCGGGGCAGTTCACCGCCGGGGGAGGAAGCATCAGCGGGAGCGTGACCTTCAAGTCGCGCTTCGAGGACGGCCCCGGGTCGAACCCGGAGCAGCTTATCGCCGCGGCGCACGCGTCGTGCTTCTCGATGGCGCTGGCCAACACGCTGGCGAGTGCGGGATTCCCGGCCGAGTCGATCGAAACGGACGCTTCGGTCACCCTGCGCCCGGTGGACGGCGCGCCGACGATCATCAAGATCGAGCTCGTGACGGAGGGCCGCGTGCCCGGTGTCAACGAGGAGCAGTTCACGGAGTACGCGGCGCAGGCCAAGGCCGGCTGCCCGGTCAGCCGCGCGCTCGCGGGCGTCCCGGAGATCACCGTGCAGGCGTCGCTGGCCGGCTGA